Proteins from a genomic interval of Nocardia sp. BMG51109:
- a CDS encoding cobalamin biosynthesis protein, producing MRRGTAGKPGWGIGPPLAFPHCRIGGDQGLRRGADTWSGCRTRLRVRCGGGRNMATAELAVGVGCRPGTPAEEIVAAIREVVHPSMIRCIATVGRRAGEAGMVGAAADLGVLLVSFTAAELAQVDVPNPATRAEAAIGTPSVAEAAALKAAGGDRLAVTKRVVGRVAIAVARFDG from the coding sequence ATGCGACGGGGGACGGCAGGCAAGCCGGGATGGGGGATAGGGCCGCCGCTCGCATTTCCGCACTGCCGAATTGGTGGCGACCAGGGTTTGCGGCGTGGTGCAGATACGTGGTCGGGATGTCGCACCCGTCTTCGCGTTCGCTGCGGAGGCGGGCGGAATATGGCGACCGCTGAACTCGCTGTGGGGGTGGGGTGCCGTCCCGGGACCCCGGCTGAGGAGATCGTCGCGGCGATACGGGAAGTGGTGCACCCGAGCATGATTCGGTGCATCGCAACGGTCGGCAGGCGTGCGGGGGAGGCCGGAATGGTCGGGGCCGCCGCCGATCTGGGCGTGCTCCTCGTCTCCTTCACCGCGGCCGAGTTGGCGCAGGTCGACGTACCGAATCCGGCCACCCGTGCCGAGGCGGCCATCGGTACGCCGAGCGTCGCGGAAGCGGCCGCGCTGAAAGCCGCCGGGGGCGACAGGCTGGCGGTAACCAAGCGTGTCGTGGGCCGGGTGGCGATCGCGGTCGCACGATTCGACGGCTGA